AAAGGTCGTTCATCAATGAATTAGTTAATTAGCCAGTCTGGTGTACGAAGAGGATTTGCACGTATCATTGCCACAGGTAAGCTGAAATGTAGCGACTAAGTCGGGATCAAGTGCATCCAAGCATAAAATCTTCCAGCGACAGTTACGGCTGAGTGGGTGCACGTGTATGCACCCACTCATACACCTATGAGTAGCAATGCTTGGTTGAGGCCAGTCAGAAGAGAGATTACgaagaacctttttttttttaacatgtcaaACCCCTTTGGGGAAAATAAGAACGAAAAACAGCACTGTGGATTTTTATGGATCGTGGATTAGAAGCTTTTAACAGGAGAGATTAAGGTTCTTGCTTCCTGAGGCTTCTGGAAGTAGAGACCTCAGCTTAGCTTTACATCAAGGcacctcctctccctcactgccttaccttctccaaacctcagtgataacaatcaagatggctatgagcaatgtccaaccatatcattgcATCAGTTCACACTGGGATCCAGTTGACGTCTTTGGAGGACTTTGGAGACTTAgttgaagcaaacgaaagagccccgtgtaatttctctaattaaacacaacatcctgtaaaacattcaactttttccacatgaacagacacaaaatagacgagattcaagctGATCCCATTCTTTACGAGATTGTAAACAGTTGTATTTTACCTTTACAAATCCCTTGAAGCCGACACAAAATCAGCGGAACACGTTGAACGTCAAAACTCGGGAGCTCGCGAGATAAGCGAcgccagaaaaaaatgaaaaacggTTGACATGAACTGTTTCGCGAAGCTTCCTCAGTGTCAGCATGCAGTGTGGGAAGTTGCTGATACGACCGAAGGATGCAGAGCTCAGGAAGCACTTTAAGGAGTCAAGACACACGTTCTTCATGATTGTGTTTGCAGACGATACTAGTCCGCTCGTCGTAGGAGGCAAAAAGCTGTGACAATCGTGCAGTAAACATCGTCTTGAGATGCTTCTCGCCATCTGACAGACGAGGCTGCAAGCGACTCTGACGTACACGTCAGCACACATTTCCATGACGTCAGGTCAACATTAAACAATGGCGACACCTTACGACTGACGTCATAATTCCACGTCAAATTCAAACAATGGCGACACCTTACGACTGACGTCATAATTCCACGTCAACATTAAACAATGGCGACACCTTACGACTGACGTCATAATGTAAATGACGTACAGGTAACCTTTGACGCCGCCCCGGATGTGTTGGTGCAGCTGCAGGATGGAAGATCAGGGCCGGCCGTCGAGCGGGAGAAGAGTTCTTGCTCAAGCAAAGTCTTCTTCTTCGCCTCTTCGGGTAATTGCTGTTGTGTAGAGACTTTGTCTCTACGCCTGCTGCGTTCTGCGTGTTGATATGTAAGCTCTGTTGCTGCTGTGCTCAAAGTAATGTGTCATCGGGATGCGGAAAGTGCATCAGGGGCATCAGAGTCGCTTGTTTTATACCTCCCTGCAGTCtcagcacgaacttgtattactggactgcttgcagacgattttttttccagttaagtactaaaacgaggctggtgtatataaagcttccggtttagtcacattgattgtttaggctcgccgagacttaaAGAGGAGGACTTTActagaggctaagcgttggtctcggcagacagacagcaatccaccaaTGCATGTCCATTGAGAGTCATTCATGATTTCATCCTAATTATCCAAATATTCTGCGAAAAACTGCAAAATTGCGAGTAAGCCTGCCTCTAGTCACTAATTGGTTATAAGTGATTAATGACCTACATTCAACAACGctgggttgttgttttgttttgtttttttgcaggaTAAGCTAGATTTTCAATTCCGCTTCGGGGTTCCCTTGGAGCAGCTGCCCTGCCTGTATCTAGGTGACTGTGGCTACGTGCCAGCGtaagtataattttaattttaaatatttcactgaGGTGTCACTTCACAGCGGTAATGGAATTTGAAGGACTCAGCTTTGATTGAAAAAATGTCTCTTAAAGAGTAGATGACATTGTATGTACATGACCGACTTCCTCTCATGTAAGAAAAATGCTGGGCTTTCCAACACTCATTTGCTCAGCATATTCGTCTAGAAGATTGGCCACCTGCTGTCACTTAAGAAACTGTTCTTTTTACAAGACATACTATTTTAAATTACTCTCTTCCTTTTGTacacatttgcaaacatttttcaaaaatctgcGCTTACTAGAGTCATTCAGAATTTTGCTCTTaccagtcatttttttctgaaagacaTGTTATGCTTACGTGTAATGCTTAGGACAACCAACTTCTTCAGCATTCTAGTGAATTAGGGTGCTTTTTAATGTCATAAATCACATTCGCCTCACGTTTTCCCTCCTTTGCCGATCTTCTGCCTGCGATTCCGACGGTGGTGATGATTAAGAGGTGGACGAATGTCTCCTCACAAAAAGAAGAGTTCTTAGGATGACGTGAAGTCTCTGCTGCGGGACAGCGGGTTACCTCCTCTTGCAACACGCACCCAGCAGCCACTCACACCCTCAGACCATCTTCATGACTGACTTCAGAGACACACAGTCCTGGTGTTCTGGGACTGAACCTCACTCTCCGTCTTTCTATggtcatcctcatcctcctttTGGTTATCAGAAGGCATTAGGGAATATAGTTGAGTCGTCGCTTCTGACAGGGTGTTAGCATCacaaaaggggagagaaaagataaaagggAAGGAGTGGATTTAAGAAGTCAAACTCTAACAGTCTTTCGCCTACTTTTCGCCATCAGATTTGAAAGATCAGACTTCTTGTTAAGTCTCCACAGCTTACATGTCATAGAGTTAAGTCCCTTGAGTTGTTTTCGAGTTTGCGTGGAATGTTTGCTGACTAAATGAGGTTCTtgtgtgacattttctttctctccaggtGCCATGGTGAATCCTTAAGCTAGACATGCTTtgtatatttcatatttacttgtctgctgcttgttttttcttaaatattcaCTCGGCAACTGTCTGAGTGTCCCGCCGCCCAGGAGgatttcattacaaaataaactcaACCGTATGccttgaaaaaagaacaaagttgATAAATGTTTCAGCTTTCTGGAAGACGCCGGAAAAGTGATTAAAAAGAATATCGACTGTGAAGGCCTTTTCAGAAAATCCGGGGACCTTCGAAGACAGAACGTTCTGAAGGTAATGGCTGTCAGTAACAAAGAGAACATCATCGTGCATACTGGCCAACTAGCAGACTCATTTTAGTCTTTACACTTTCCAATGATTCCCTatggttaaataaataaataaataaatgaaacgaaCGTGAGCCGGGCTACAAGAATATGTCACTTTTACACAAATGTTTCGCCtcgtttggtgtttgaaaactACTCAGCCTGCTTTGTGTTACGCGACCCCCCAGAGCCAAGTAGAGCAAGGATGCTCCCTCAGTGAGTGTGACGTGCacgatgtgacgtcactggtcaAGTTCTTCTTCCGCCTGCTACCAGAGCCTCTGGTGCCATGTCTGTTCCACGACCCGCTGCTGGCCTGCCTGAACATCACGCATCACGACAGGCGGGTGGAGGCCGTACAGGGACTGTGCTTCTCCCTCCCGGCTCACCATCTGTCCAGCCTCCGCTACTTCATGAGGCTGCTGGCACACGTTGCTGCCATGTCAGTAGTTAATAGGTACACTTTTTTATGTGGAttattcttcatcatcatcatcatcatcatcaatcatcaatcatcaatcatctgATCTTTTGTTCAATCGTGGCCTCAGGATGACGGCGCGGAATCTCGCCGTGGTCCTCACACCCAGCCTCATCCGCATGAAGTCCCGCAGCAAGCTGATGACGGAGGAGGAGTTACGAGCCCTGCCCCGCCAGACGGCGCTAGTCGAACATCTCATATGTCACGCCGCCACCATTGGTGTCATGACGTCACGCATGTTCCATGGAAGTCTGCGGCTTCTGGAGGACATGTCCAGCAAGCTgaaagctaaaaagaaaaagaaaaatggtatatttcttgttcttccttctttctttatctctatatctgcgtgcttgtttgtgtgaTACTTGTTGAGTGAGAGACTCACAAGAcaaccagcacacacacacatttcaatctcaggtgtgagagagaaagagagatgctCAGGTGAGTGAGTTTGAAATGTAATCTTGTGCTGACGCAACAGCAGAGGCGCAGAGAAAGATTCTGGAAAAGCAGCTGGAATCGGAAAAGCTGCTGCTGTTCTTCATAGCAGACTTGGGATTTCGACCCAACAGTTGCCATTCAGTTCCAGACACTCAGGTCATGAGTGTGCCCAACGCTCGCATCAGCTTTGTTCCGAGGAAGAAACAGCGGTCTCCTAGCAACTGCACCCGGTCGTGCGGACAATCGCTGTCCAACACgtgcaaaaacaagaaatacgttaagaggtaaaaaaaagaatattttccatGAATCCCGTTGTCTAGAgatgtaacaaaataacaaatacaaaggGTGGGGGAGAAAgcaggacagaaagaaagaattcttacatttcacttctttgtcttatagaaatagaaaaaagtgttCGTTTTTTGACCTATCTTATTTCTTCTCTATGtctaagaatatttttgtttgggtgAAAAGTTTCCTATCTGACGTGGAGTGTTTCGGTTTGTTTGCACAGCTCAGTACtgccaacaagaaaaatatatatagtttttgaaaacaaactcaaaTAATTCGCGTTTACCTCTCAAAGTTAAACACAAAAGTCTAACATCAAATTCgatgtgttttgtatgttttagttttttgtaAATACGTTTATGTCGCCTCCTTTATCTAgctcttctttcctttgtttccGACAGAGTGTGTGCGGTGGACCAAAGAACTAAGCCGACTATAacttattttagaaaaaatacaaaaaatcttGACGAAGATCTCTTTCCTTTCGGCTGGAAGATAGGGCCCAGTTTGCTGGAATCTTGGTCCAATGCTATTCCGGTCAATTGACTTAGATGTCCACAACGACGAGGAGACGTCTGCGTGGTCCGATTTTTCTGAGGACATTTCACCAAAAGTTCCTTCTGGACTTTGCCAAAATAGAACTTTTACAGAACAACCTGTTGGGTCACCAAGGTGTGTGGGCTCGTGGCAGTCCTAGGTCCCTGAGTTCGCCGTGTAAACCTGACGCCCACGAACAGAGTGGATCCCACAGTGCCAAACCAGCTATCGCCACTACATCGGCAAGAACAAAGAATGTGatggaaaaattaaatgtaagCAATGCCCTTCACCCTAAGTTGAAAGAAGCGTGGCCAAACTGCATtgcaggtgaaaaaaataaacctgagACAAGTCTTCACGCGACAAAAATATTCCCTGCACTCGAGGAAAGCCCTCATACTACAAAAGATAGACTGATACATGAAAATGTAGCTGAAAAGAAGAGCCCGCAAAAAGAGAGCGATGGACAAAAACGATCACCTGAAAAGTCAGTCTCATATCTTCAGGCAGACAACAGTAAAGGTGAGAGAGGCCATTGTGACAAGGTGGAATCAAAACCTTCGGCTGCTGCAGCCCGGGGTTCTGAAGGGTCTACTACCTCGCCGAAAGGTGTGCTTGGCTGCGAAGAAGTCCACAAGAAGCAACAAATATTACAAGCAAAGGTCAGCTGTATCCCCTTGGAGAGTCCTGTTGTTCGATGTGATTCCCGGAAACGGAGCCCCATGATGCCCATGTCTAAAAGCAGCCCACGAACAGAAAATCCATCTCCTCACCGTGAACTTGTGAAAGGTGGCTTAAGCCCGGGTGTAGGAAAGGTTTGCACTGCGGATCCAGCACGACCGATGAACAACAGTTCCCAACAGTGTGCTGATGTTGCTGGCATTCCCGACAAGAACACAATTGTGTCCTCGCTTGCCAGGGCATAAGAACAACGATCCTCGGCCTGGAAATCCTCTGTCCAGCATCTCCAGCCCGGAGGCCTATCCTAATAAGCTTGACGAGCAGTGGGTCAAGGAGCGTTCTGTGCAGCGCTCACCTTTTCTCTTAACTGACCACACAGTAAAGCTCGATCACCAAGGGCATCCGAGAGCTTCTCCTTCTTGCAAGGGTCAACAAATGGATAATTCTCTTAGAGGTCAGCCAATTTGTGACAAGAATCATGTTTCCGGAGCCGGCAATGTCAACAGGCGTCCAGACGTAGTCTCTGCGAACCAGCTTCTGGGGCAGGC
This sequence is a window from Pomacea canaliculata isolate SZHN2017 linkage group LG5, ASM307304v1, whole genome shotgun sequence. Protein-coding genes within it:
- the LOC112565113 gene encoding rho GTPase-activating protein 27-like isoform X2 codes for the protein MCWCSCRMEDQGRPSSGRRVLAQAKSSSSPLRDKLDFQFRFGVPLEQLPCLYLGDCGYVPAFLEDAGKVIKKNIDCEGLFRKSGDLRRQNVLKSQVEQGCSLSECDVHDVTSLVKFFFRLLPEPLVPCLFHDPLLACLNITHHDRRVEAVQGLCFSLPAHHLSSLRYFMRLLAHVAAMSVVNRMTARNLAVVLTPSLIRMKSRSKLMTEEELRALPRQTALVEHLICHAATIGVMTSRMFHGSLRLLEDMSSKLKAKKKKKNEAQRKILEKQLESEKLLLFFIADLGFRPNSCHSVPDTQVMSVPNARISFVPRKKQRSPSNCTRSCGQSLSNTCKNKKYVKRVCAVDQRTKPTITYFRKNTKNLDEDLFPFGWKIGPSLLESWSNAIPVN
- the LOC112565113 gene encoding rho GTPase-activating protein gacN-like isoform X1; this translates as MCWCSCRMEDQGRPSSGRRVLAQAKSSSSPLRDKLDFQFRFGVPLEQLPCLYLGDCGYVPAFLEDAGKVIKKNIDCEGLFRKSGDLRRQNVLKSQVEQGCSLSECDVHDVTSLVKFFFRLLPEPLVPCLFHDPLLACLNITHHDRRVEAVQGLCFSLPAHHLSSLRYFMRLLAHVAAMSVVNRMTARNLAVVLTPSLIRMKSRSKLMTEEELRALPRQTALVEHLICHAATIGVMTSRMFHGSLRLLEDMSSKLKAKKKKKNAEAQRKILEKQLESEKLLLFFIADLGFRPNSCHSVPDTQVMSVPNARISFVPRKKQRSPSNCTRSCGQSLSNTCKNKKYVKRVCAVDQRTKPTITYFRKNTKNLDEDLFPFGWKIGPSLLESWSNAIPVN